In Candidatus Neomarinimicrobiota bacterium, a single genomic region encodes these proteins:
- the rpsU gene encoding 30S ribosomal protein S21 gives MIEVTVHKGEELERALRRFKKKYEKAGVLREVRRKSFYLKPSKAKKLKRSKPKPRRYY, from the coding sequence ATGATCGAAGTGACCGTTCATAAAGGTGAAGAACTGGAACGCGCCCTCAGACGCTTTAAGAAGAAGTATGAAAAGGCCGGTGTTTTGAGAGAGGTGAGGCGAAAGTCTTTCTATCTCAAGCCGAGCAAAGCTAAGAAACTGAAACGGAGTAAGCCAAAGCCGAGAAGGTATTATTAG
- a CDS encoding sigma-70 family RNA polymerase sigma factor codes for MATDANRSLSRYLEEIGKFEPLPPAREVELAQRVKQGDDEALQELTEANLRFVVSVAKDYQGQGLPLTDLINEGNLGLIKAAERFDETRGFKFISYAVWWIRQSILQALAEHSRIVRLPLNRVGTISKITKAAEHLESENERPPNEEEIGKQLEMHGDEVMDAIRISRRHHSLNAPFRDGDKNSLMDVIEDNKQRPPDTRLMSDSLKEEIRMCLNSLKKRESDVIKMYFGIDRDYALTLNEIGEEFCLTRERVRQIKEKAIRRLRHKSRSKALRNYLG; via the coding sequence ATGGCTACTGATGCTAATAGAAGTCTAAGCCGGTATCTTGAAGAAATCGGCAAGTTTGAGCCGTTACCACCGGCTCGGGAAGTTGAGCTCGCGCAGCGGGTAAAGCAGGGCGATGATGAAGCTTTACAGGAGTTGACAGAGGCAAACCTCAGATTTGTGGTTTCGGTAGCGAAAGATTATCAGGGTCAAGGTCTTCCACTCACCGATCTCATTAATGAAGGCAATCTCGGACTGATCAAGGCTGCCGAAAGATTTGATGAAACACGGGGGTTCAAGTTTATCTCTTACGCGGTGTGGTGGATCAGGCAATCGATCCTTCAGGCTCTCGCTGAACACTCCAGAATTGTCCGCCTGCCATTAAACAGGGTGGGTACCATCAGCAAAATCACGAAAGCCGCGGAGCATCTGGAATCTGAAAACGAACGTCCTCCCAATGAGGAAGAAATCGGCAAGCAGTTGGAAATGCACGGAGATGAAGTGATGGACGCCATTCGAATCTCCCGGCGGCACCATTCGCTCAACGCTCCGTTCAGAGACGGCGATAAGAATTCGCTCATGGACGTGATCGAAGACAATAAGCAGAGACCGCCTGACACCCGACTTATGTCCGACTCCCTGAAAGAGGAGATCAGGATGTGCCTAAACTCTCTAAAAAAGAGGGAAAGTGATGTTATCAAAATGTACTTCGGGATTGATCGTGACTACGCCTTGACACTCAACGAAATCGGCGAAGAGTTCTGTCTTACGCGGGAGCGTGTGAGGCAGATCAAGGAAAAAGCTATCAGACGCTTGCGGCACAAGTCACGCAGTAAAGCGCTGAGAAACTATCTTGGATAA
- the rsmA gene encoding 16S rRNA (adenine(1518)-N(6)/adenine(1519)-N(6))-dimethyltransferase RsmA, translated as MKHQLKKRWGQHFLTDTNLLKKIVRIVSPEPSDSILEIGPGGGALTELLAPLVNDLVGVEIDRELCHSLQQNSELGNCTFLNQDFLKFDLTRLLFEGRRIRVMGNIPYNITSPIIFKLLESPQRWTDIHIMVQKEVADRLIALAGAKSYGRLTVMVGAVMDVKYKFAVPPEVFVPQPKVDSAIVSLKHHGRFEEERETMNVFREIVRHSFSQRRKMLRNSLAEYVSDRTVDIDLSRRPETLTVEEFINLARSLR; from the coding sequence GTGAAGCATCAGCTGAAGAAGCGCTGGGGACAGCACTTTCTCACCGACACAAATCTGCTCAAGAAGATTGTACGTATCGTTTCGCCCGAACCTTCCGATTCCATTTTGGAAATAGGTCCCGGCGGGGGCGCCCTTACAGAACTACTGGCTCCACTGGTGAATGATCTCGTCGGCGTGGAAATTGACAGGGAACTCTGCCACAGTCTACAACAAAACAGTGAGCTCGGAAACTGTACCTTTCTGAATCAAGATTTTCTCAAGTTCGACTTAACTCGACTCCTGTTCGAAGGTCGTCGTATCCGCGTCATGGGGAACATTCCTTACAATATTACTTCTCCCATCATCTTCAAGTTACTGGAATCACCTCAGCGGTGGACGGACATCCACATCATGGTGCAAAAGGAGGTGGCCGATCGGCTGATTGCGCTTGCTGGAGCAAAGAGTTACGGGCGTCTGACGGTGATGGTAGGAGCAGTCATGGATGTAAAGTATAAGTTTGCCGTACCGCCGGAAGTGTTTGTACCGCAGCCTAAGGTTGACTCAGCTATCGTTTCACTGAAACATCACGGTCGTTTTGAAGAGGAAAGAGAGACAATGAACGTTTTCCGCGAAATTGTGCGGCACTCTTTTTCACAGCGGCGCAAGATGCTGCGTAATTCGCTGGCCGAGTACGTCTCAGATCGAACGGTCGACATTGATCTCAGTCGCAGACCGGAAACTCTCACTGTAGAGGAATTCATCAATCTGGCCCGCTCACTGAGGTGA
- a CDS encoding TatD family hydrolase → MYIDTHAHLTYDDLRTQLPDVIDRAHEAGVEAIICVGTDLASSRTSIEISEEFSSVFASVGVHPHDAKEAPDDYLDQLRELASHSKVVSIGEMGLDFYRNLSPKEIQRDVFKRQLYLAAELAMPAIVHNRDADEAVLEVLTAVRHSRFVVHCFSSDVEMARSVLDLGGIISFTGIVTFGKNTTKDVLRSVPLEAVMLETDCPFLAPVPNRGKLNEPANVSHIALKIAEIRGETLDLVAEGTTSTARSFFGLPR, encoded by the coding sequence TTGTACATCGACACGCACGCCCACCTCACTTATGATGACCTCAGAACGCAACTGCCAGATGTTATTGATCGGGCACATGAAGCGGGAGTTGAAGCTATCATCTGTGTCGGCACCGATCTTGCTTCGTCGCGGACGTCCATTGAAATCAGTGAAGAATTCTCGTCGGTCTTCGCCTCCGTGGGAGTCCATCCTCACGATGCGAAAGAAGCACCCGATGACTATCTCGATCAACTGAGGGAGTTGGCATCGCATTCAAAAGTTGTGTCCATTGGAGAAATGGGGCTCGATTTTTACCGTAATCTGTCTCCCAAAGAAATCCAGAGAGACGTTTTCAAGAGACAGTTGTATCTTGCGGCAGAACTGGCAATGCCGGCGATTGTACACAATCGCGACGCTGACGAAGCTGTTCTTGAGGTTCTTACGGCCGTACGGCATAGTCGATTTGTCGTTCACTGTTTTTCCAGCGATGTGGAGATGGCGCGGTCCGTCCTTGACCTCGGCGGGATAATCTCATTTACAGGAATAGTGACGTTTGGCAAGAACACCACCAAAGATGTCTTGCGAAGCGTACCCCTTGAGGCGGTGATGCTGGAGACGGACTGCCCCTTTCTGGCTCCGGTTCCCAACCGTGGAAAGCTCAACGAGCCGGCGAATGTTTCTCACATTGCATTGAAGATTGCCGAAATCAGGGGTGAGACTCTAGATCTGGTTGCCGAAGGAACGACATCTACAGCGCGTAGTTTCTTCGGACTTCCGCGGTGA